The following proteins are encoded in a genomic region of Triticum dicoccoides isolate Atlit2015 ecotype Zavitan chromosome 1B, WEW_v2.0, whole genome shotgun sequence:
- the LOC119319476 gene encoding putative WUSCHEL-related homeobox 2, with the protein MAATATATTAATSVVTGTTRWCPTPEQLMILEEMYRGGLRTPNASQIQQITAHLAHYGRIEGKNVFYWFQNHKARDRQKLRRRLCMSRHLLSCAHYYAAANAGQYHHQQQLLGAGAVPPPLLQHQQQQQYYSASCAGGSYDQHLLPTTVPASAYAAAAAGYAYPFAAVPASRCADPSPPNTPLSFHHQGGGVVGSPEYSLGRLGNFGVVDDTCRPSRYEQQPQQLAVATEDQAAPVTATGLFCRPLKTLDLFPGAIKEEQRDVA; encoded by the exons atggcggcgacggcgactgcgacgacggcggcgacgagcgtggtgacggggacgacgcggTGGTGCCCGACGCCGGAGCAGCTGATGATCCTGGAGGAGATGTACCGCGGCGGGCTGCGCACCCCCAACGCGTCGCAGATCCAGCAGATCACGGCGCACCTGGCCCACTACGGCCGCATCGAGGGCAAGAACGTCTTCTACTGGTTCCAGAACCACAAGGCCCGGGACCGCCAGAAGCTCCGCCGCAGGCTCTGCATGAGCCGCCACCTCCTCTCCTGCGCCCACTACTACGCCGCCGCCAACGCCGGCCagtaccaccaccagcagcagctcCTCGGCGCCGGCGCGGTTCCCCCTCCGCTGCtgcagcaccagcagcagcagcagtactaCTCCGCCTCCTGCGCCGGCGGCAGCTACGACCAGCACCTGCTCCCGACGACCGTCCCAGCTTCCGcttatgctgctgctgctgctgggtaCGCCTACCCCTTCGCCGCCGTGCCGGCGAGCCGGTGCGCCGACCCCTCGCCGCCCAACACGCCGCTGTCCTTCCATCACCAG GGTGGAGGCGTAGTAGGATCGCCGGAGTACTCACTGGGGAGGCTGGGCAACTTCGGCGTGGTGGACGACACGTGCCGGCCGTCGCGGTACGAGCAGCAGCCACAGCAGCTGGCCGTGGCGACGGAAGATCAGGCGGCGCCGGTGACGGCGAcggggctgttctgccggccgCTGAAGACGCTGGACCTCTTCCCCGGCGCGATCAAGGAGGAGCAGCGCGATGTCGCCTAG